A window of Costertonia aggregata contains these coding sequences:
- the recG gene encoding ATP-dependent DNA helicase RecG, which yields MNPGFLQTPIAYLKGVGPNRAETLQSELGIHTYQDLINLFPNRYIDKTQYYTIGQLQRSNADVQVVGKIIHIKTIEQKKGKRLVAKFKDETGEMELVWFRGQKWIRENLKLNTPYVVFGKCNWFNGIFSMPHPEMELLSEHEKGLKLHMQPVYPSTEKLSNKGITNRVINKLMQQLFLETKGRFSETLSDKLLYELKLMPKSEALYNIHFPKSQELLAKAQFRLKFEELFYIQMQLIAKNMLHKKKIKGFCFDQVGNLFNTFYTSHLPFELTGAQKRVIKEIRYDLGSNAQMNRLLQGDVGSGKTIVAVMTMLLAIDNGFQACLMAPTEILANQHYNGIKDLLKGVGVTCELLTGSVKKSARKPIHEQLQSGGLHILIGTHAVLEDKVQFKNLGLAIIDEQHRFGVAQRSKLWHKNQIPPHILVMTATPIPRTLAMSLYGDLDISVIDELPPGRKPIKTVHRYDANRLKVFQFLRDEIKKGRQVYIVYPLIKESEALDYKDLMDGYESIARDFPQPQFQISIVHGQMKPADKDHEMERFVKGETQIMVATTVIEVGVNVPNASVMIVESAERFGLSQLHQLRGRVGRGADQSFCILMTSHKLSSEAKTRLETMVRTNDGFEIAEVDLKLRGPGDIMGTQQSGTLNLKIADIVKDNDILKTARYYALQLLKDDPSLEKPENLVVRHAYAQLVKYKNIWNYIS from the coding sequence ATGAATCCCGGTTTTCTTCAAACTCCTATTGCCTATCTAAAAGGTGTAGGCCCAAACAGGGCCGAAACCCTGCAATCAGAATTAGGGATTCATACATATCAAGATCTTATCAATCTTTTCCCGAACAGATATATTGACAAAACCCAATATTATACAATAGGACAGTTACAACGTAGCAATGCGGATGTTCAGGTTGTCGGAAAAATTATCCATATCAAAACCATTGAGCAAAAAAAGGGAAAACGTTTGGTTGCAAAATTCAAAGACGAAACCGGGGAAATGGAACTTGTATGGTTCAGAGGGCAAAAATGGATTCGTGAAAACCTAAAACTAAATACGCCCTATGTGGTTTTTGGCAAGTGTAATTGGTTCAATGGTATATTTTCTATGCCGCACCCCGAAATGGAGCTATTATCCGAACATGAAAAGGGACTGAAATTGCATATGCAGCCTGTATACCCATCCACAGAAAAACTTAGCAATAAAGGCATTACCAATAGAGTCATCAATAAGTTGATGCAGCAACTTTTTTTGGAAACAAAAGGCAGGTTCTCAGAAACCCTCTCGGACAAGTTGTTGTATGAGCTAAAGCTGATGCCTAAAAGCGAAGCTCTTTATAATATTCACTTTCCCAAAAGTCAGGAATTGTTGGCTAAGGCGCAGTTCCGATTAAAATTTGAGGAGCTTTTTTACATTCAAATGCAGCTGATTGCCAAAAACATGCTGCACAAAAAAAAAATCAAGGGTTTTTGCTTTGACCAAGTCGGTAATTTGTTCAATACATTTTATACCAGCCATCTGCCTTTTGAACTTACCGGAGCACAAAAGCGGGTCATTAAAGAAATTCGGTACGATTTAGGGAGCAATGCCCAAATGAACCGATTGTTACAGGGTGATGTAGGTTCGGGCAAAACCATTGTCGCCGTTATGACCATGCTGCTGGCCATTGATAATGGTTTTCAAGCTTGTTTAATGGCACCTACAGAAATTCTTGCCAATCAGCACTATAACGGCATCAAAGACCTTTTAAAAGGCGTAGGTGTTACTTGTGAACTCTTAACGGGATCCGTAAAGAAATCTGCTCGAAAACCTATTCATGAGCAATTACAAAGTGGTGGACTTCATATTTTGATAGGTACCCACGCCGTTTTGGAAGATAAAGTACAGTTCAAAAACCTAGGGTTGGCCATTATTGACGAACAACATAGGTTCGGAGTGGCCCAGCGTTCAAAATTATGGCATAAAAACCAAATTCCGCCTCACATCTTGGTGATGACCGCAACGCCCATACCTAGAACTTTGGCCATGAGCCTCTACGGTGATTTGGATATTTCGGTGATCGATGAACTCCCCCCTGGACGAAAGCCTATCAAAACAGTACATAGATATGATGCTAACCGACTGAAGGTGTTTCAGTTTTTACGCGATGAAATAAAAAAAGGGCGACAAGTTTACATCGTTTATCCGCTTATAAAAGAATCCGAGGCTTTGGACTATAAAGATTTGATGGATGGTTACGAAAGCATTGCACGTGATTTTCCCCAACCTCAATTTCAGATATCCATTGTACATGGCCAAATGAAACCAGCTGATAAAGATCATGAGATGGAACGTTTTGTAAAGGGAGAAACCCAAATCATGGTCGCCACTACCGTAATTGAAGTTGGTGTAAACGTACCCAATGCCTCGGTTATGATAGTCGAAAGTGCTGAGCGCTTTGGCCTTTCACAACTACATCAACTTAGAGGCCGTGTGGGCCGTGGTGCAGACCAAAGCTTTTGTATTCTTATGACAAGCCACAAACTATCTTCCGAGGCCAAGACCCGATTGGAAACCATGGTACGTACCAATGACGGTTTTGAAATAGCAGAGGTCGATTTGAAATTACGTGGACCAGGTGACATTATGGGTACACAGCAAAGTGGAACCCTCAACCTAAAAATCGCTGATATTGTTAAGGATAATGATATTTTAAAGACTGCCCGATATTATGCCCTACAACTTTTAAAAGATGACCCTTCATTAGAAAAACCAGAAAACTTAGTCGTTCGTCATGCTTATGCACAACTTGTGAAATATAAGAATATTTGGAATTATATCAGTTAA
- the leuC gene encoding 3-isopropylmalate dehydratase large subunit — protein sequence MSTTKTLFDKVWDSHVVHQIENGPDVLFIDRHMIHEVTSPVAFLGLKNRGIGVLYNQRTFATADHNTPTINQHLPVQDPLSANQLKMLEENANEHGISYWGLGHEKNGIVHVVGPEYGITLPGATIVCGDSHTSTHGAFGAIAFGIGTSEVEMVLATQCIMQPKPKRMRINITGELQFGVTPKDVALFIISQLTTSGATGYFVEYAGDVFKNMTMEGRMTVCNLSIEMGARGGMIAPDETTFHYIKGREFTPKGADWDKAMDYWQTLYTDEDAVFDKELTFDGALIEPMITYGTNPGMGMSIKNDIPTADMVQGGASTYKKSLQYMAFDEGDSMIGKPIDFVFLGSCTNGRIEDFRAFASIVKGRQKADNVTAWLVPGSHKVEAAIKEEGIFDILTEAGFELREPGCSACLAMNEDKIPAGKLAVSTSNRNFEGRQGPGSRTLLASPLVAAAAAVTGKVTDPRELMEKELA from the coding sequence ATGAGCACGACAAAAACTTTGTTCGATAAGGTATGGGATTCACACGTTGTACATCAAATTGAAAATGGACCAGATGTGTTGTTCATAGATAGGCACATGATTCACGAAGTGACCAGTCCCGTAGCTTTTCTCGGACTTAAAAATAGAGGTATAGGCGTATTGTACAATCAACGCACTTTTGCTACGGCAGATCACAATACACCTACAATCAACCAGCACTTACCGGTTCAAGACCCTTTATCTGCCAACCAATTGAAAATGTTAGAGGAAAACGCGAACGAACACGGTATCTCGTACTGGGGGCTGGGCCATGAAAAAAACGGTATCGTTCACGTTGTTGGGCCTGAGTATGGTATTACGTTGCCCGGTGCCACCATTGTTTGTGGAGACTCTCACACCTCTACTCACGGAGCTTTCGGAGCAATTGCCTTCGGCATAGGAACATCAGAAGTAGAAATGGTTCTTGCAACGCAATGTATCATGCAGCCAAAACCAAAAAGAATGCGTATCAATATAACAGGGGAACTTCAGTTTGGGGTTACGCCAAAAGATGTTGCACTCTTTATCATCTCCCAATTGACCACATCGGGAGCCACTGGCTATTTTGTGGAATATGCAGGTGATGTTTTCAAGAATATGACCATGGAAGGTCGTATGACCGTTTGTAATTTGAGTATAGAAATGGGTGCCCGTGGCGGTATGATAGCTCCGGACGAAACAACATTCCATTACATAAAAGGCAGGGAATTCACCCCTAAAGGAGCTGATTGGGACAAAGCGATGGACTACTGGCAGACCTTGTATACGGATGAAGATGCCGTTTTTGATAAAGAACTGACCTTTGATGGGGCGTTGATCGAGCCTATGATTACCTACGGCACCAATCCCGGTATGGGAATGAGCATAAAAAATGACATACCCACTGCTGATATGGTCCAAGGAGGCGCATCAACCTACAAAAAATCTTTACAGTATATGGCCTTTGACGAAGGGGATTCCATGATAGGCAAACCCATTGACTTTGTTTTTCTTGGCAGCTGTACCAATGGCCGAATAGAAGATTTTAGAGCTTTTGCCTCCATAGTAAAGGGAAGGCAAAAAGCCGATAATGTTACGGCATGGTTGGTTCCAGGTTCACATAAAGTAGAAGCTGCCATTAAAGAGGAAGGTATTTTTGATATTTTGACCGAAGCCGGTTTTGAACTTCGCGAACCAGGCTGCTCGGCCTGTTTAGCGATGAACGAAGATAAGATTCCTGCCGGAAAACTAGCGGTAAGCACATCAAACCGAAACTTTGAAGGACGCCAAGGGCCAGGTTCAAGAACGCTACTTGCCAGTCCTTTGGTCGCAGCAGCTGCAGCGGTTACCGGCAAGGTTACGGATCCACGTGAATTGATGGAAAAAGAATTGGCTTAA
- the leuB gene encoding 3-isopropylmalate dehydrogenase: MKLNIALLAGDGIGPEVIDQAVKVSNAVAFKFGHEITWNTALTGAAAIDAAGEPYPDETHQICVNADAVLFGAIGHPRFDNDPSAKVRPEQGLLKMRQKLGLFANVRPTFTFPSLIDRSPLKRERIEGTNLVFLRELTGGIYFGKRGRLNNGETAFDTCTYHRSEVQRIAKKGFELAMKRSKRLCCVDKANVLESSRLWRETVQTMEKDYPEVEVSYEFVDAVAMRLVQWPNEYDVLITENLFGDILTDEASVISGSMGLMPSASVGEKAKLYEPIHGSYPQAAGKDIANPLATVLSAAMMFEDFDLTDEAQAIRNVVNKSLTEGIVTEDLAQNGKAHKTSEVGDWLALHI; this comes from the coding sequence ATGAAACTAAACATAGCCCTTTTGGCCGGAGATGGGATTGGCCCCGAAGTAATTGACCAAGCGGTTAAAGTATCCAACGCCGTAGCATTTAAGTTTGGACATGAAATTACATGGAACACTGCTTTAACAGGTGCAGCAGCCATCGATGCTGCTGGGGAGCCTTATCCTGATGAAACTCATCAGATATGCGTAAATGCCGATGCGGTTCTTTTCGGAGCTATTGGGCATCCACGTTTTGATAATGACCCTTCTGCAAAAGTACGGCCGGAACAGGGGCTTTTGAAAATGCGCCAAAAACTAGGTCTCTTCGCCAATGTGAGGCCAACCTTTACTTTTCCGTCATTAATTGATAGATCCCCTCTTAAAAGAGAGCGTATTGAAGGAACAAATTTGGTTTTTCTTCGTGAACTTACAGGAGGTATCTATTTTGGGAAACGGGGGCGTCTGAACAATGGTGAAACCGCATTTGACACTTGTACTTATCATAGATCTGAAGTACAACGTATTGCGAAAAAAGGGTTTGAACTTGCCATGAAACGTTCCAAAAGATTGTGTTGTGTAGATAAGGCCAATGTTTTGGAGTCCTCTCGGCTATGGCGAGAAACTGTTCAAACCATGGAAAAAGATTATCCTGAAGTCGAAGTCTCTTATGAATTTGTAGATGCGGTTGCCATGCGGTTGGTGCAATGGCCCAACGAATATGATGTTTTGATTACAGAAAATCTATTCGGTGATATATTGACTGATGAAGCATCGGTAATATCAGGATCTATGGGTTTAATGCCATCGGCGTCAGTTGGTGAGAAAGCAAAACTATACGAACCAATTCACGGTTCATATCCGCAGGCTGCAGGTAAAGATATCGCTAACCCCTTAGCTACTGTTTTATCGGCGGCTATGATGTTCGAGGACTTTGATTTAACGGATGAAGCACAAGCCATTCGCAATGTTGTCAACAAATCACTAACCGAAGGTATTGTCACAGAAGATTTAGCACAAAATGGCAAAGCCCATAAGACGAGTGAGGTCGGAGATTGGCTGGCGTTACATATTTGA
- a CDS encoding alpha-isopropylmalate synthase regulatory domain-containing protein yields the protein MKRKLEIMDTTLRDGEQTSGVSFSASEKLTLAKLLLDELQVDRIEVASARVSEGELQAVQKITEWAKSKDYLKRVEVLTFVDDGVSLKWMQKAGAISQNLLTKGSMNHLKHQLKKTPKQHFSEIASIFSSAHKNGIINNIYLEDWSNGMRNSKEYVFQFLDFLSNQPVKRILLPDTLGILTYTETFEYISEIVRHYPNLHFDFHGHNDYDLGVSNIMEAVKAGCHGLHLTVNGMGERAGNAPMASAVAVINDFLPDVEINVNESSLFKVSKLVSAFTGFGIPANKPIVGDNVFTQTAGIHADGDSKKNLYFNNLLPERFGRKRKYALGKMSGKANIQKNLQELGLTLNDTELRKVTARIIELGDKKERVTKDDLPFIISDVLDSDYQQKVFIRSYVLTHAKGLQPSTTLSIEVNGKIYEDNASGDGQYDAFMNALRKIYASLEIELPYLVDYAVRIPPGSNSDALCETIITWKQEEKEFTSRGLDSDQTVSAIKATEKMLNII from the coding sequence ATGAAAAGAAAGTTGGAAATCATGGACACCACCCTTAGGGATGGGGAACAAACATCCGGGGTGTCTTTTTCCGCATCGGAAAAACTCACTTTGGCCAAATTACTGTTAGATGAATTACAAGTAGACCGTATCGAGGTGGCTTCGGCCCGAGTGTCCGAAGGCGAATTGCAAGCTGTTCAAAAAATAACGGAATGGGCCAAATCCAAAGATTATCTGAAACGTGTTGAAGTATTAACTTTTGTTGATGACGGTGTTTCGCTAAAATGGATGCAAAAAGCTGGGGCCATATCGCAAAACTTGTTGACCAAAGGTTCGATGAACCATCTAAAACACCAACTTAAAAAAACACCCAAGCAGCACTTTTCCGAAATAGCATCCATTTTTTCATCGGCCCATAAAAACGGAATCATCAATAATATTTACTTAGAGGATTGGAGCAATGGAATGCGAAATTCAAAGGAATATGTATTTCAGTTTTTGGATTTTCTTTCCAATCAACCCGTTAAACGAATACTACTACCGGATACATTAGGTATACTCACGTATACCGAAACTTTTGAATATATATCAGAGATTGTTCGACACTACCCCAACCTACATTTTGATTTTCATGGGCATAACGATTACGACTTGGGTGTTTCCAATATTATGGAAGCAGTGAAAGCAGGTTGCCACGGACTGCATCTTACTGTGAATGGTATGGGAGAGCGAGCAGGCAATGCACCAATGGCAAGTGCCGTCGCCGTAATAAACGATTTTTTACCCGATGTGGAAATTAACGTAAATGAATCATCATTGTTCAAAGTAAGCAAACTGGTCTCTGCGTTTACAGGATTCGGCATTCCTGCAAACAAGCCTATTGTTGGGGACAATGTATTTACACAAACTGCTGGTATACATGCAGATGGAGACAGTAAAAAAAATCTTTACTTTAATAACTTATTACCAGAAAGGTTTGGAAGAAAACGTAAATATGCCTTAGGTAAAATGTCTGGAAAAGCCAATATCCAAAAAAATTTACAAGAATTGGGATTGACTCTTAACGATACGGAATTAAGGAAGGTCACGGCACGAATTATAGAATTGGGCGATAAAAAAGAACGCGTAACCAAAGATGATTTACCCTTCATTATTTCCGATGTCCTAGATTCGGATTATCAACAAAAGGTTTTTATAAGGTCTTATGTACTGACACACGCTAAAGGCCTGCAACCCTCTACCACACTTTCCATTGAGGTAAATGGTAAAATATATGAGGATAATGCCTCCGGCGATGGCCAGTATGATGCCTTTATGAATGCATTACGCAAAATATACGCATCACTTGAAATTGAATTGCCGTATTTGGTAGATTATGCAGTACGAATACCTCCTGGAAGCAATTCGGATGCACTTTGCGAAACCATTATTACATGGAAACAAGAGGAAAAAGAATTTACGTCCAGAGGGCTTGATTCTGACCAAACCGTATCTGCAATAAAAGCCACCGAAAAGATGCTTAACATAATTTAA
- the leuD gene encoding 3-isopropylmalate dehydratase small subunit, whose product MAYDKFNILTSSAVPLPIENVDTDQIIPARFLKATERKGFGNNLFRDWRYNQDNTPKTDFVLNDPKYSGKILVGGKNFGSGSSREHAAWAVYDYGFRCVISSFFADIFRGNCLNIGVLPVQVSADFLQKIFDAMDLDPKTELKVDLPQQKVTLLSTGESESFDINYYKKNNMLNGFDDIDYLLNIKKDIETFAQNTPL is encoded by the coding sequence ATGGCATACGATAAATTCAATATACTTACATCATCTGCAGTTCCCCTGCCAATAGAAAATGTGGATACAGATCAGATTATTCCTGCGCGATTCTTAAAAGCTACGGAACGAAAAGGTTTTGGCAACAACCTTTTTCGTGATTGGAGATATAACCAAGATAACACTCCAAAAACCGATTTTGTTCTTAATGACCCAAAATACTCAGGTAAAATTTTAGTAGGGGGCAAGAATTTTGGCTCGGGTTCATCACGCGAACATGCCGCATGGGCCGTTTACGATTATGGCTTCAGATGTGTTATTTCCAGCTTTTTTGCCGATATTTTTAGGGGCAATTGTTTAAATATAGGGGTTTTACCTGTTCAGGTAAGTGCGGACTTTCTTCAAAAAATATTTGATGCCATGGATTTGGACCCAAAAACGGAGCTTAAAGTAGATTTACCCCAGCAAAAAGTCACTTTATTGTCCACGGGCGAAAGTGAATCTTTTGACATTAATTATTATAAAAAAAATAACATGTTGAATGGGTTTGACGATATTGATTATCTATTGAATATTAAAAAGGATATTGAAACTTTTGCGCAGAACACACCTTTATAG